One genomic region from Leptolyngbyaceae cyanobacterium JSC-12 encodes:
- a CDS encoding hypothetical protein (IMG reference gene:2510098626), producing MLETLATAAIFSFTMTILYKLMLAWMWHELEHSHTKRD from the coding sequence ATGTTAGAAACTCTTGCAACTGCAGCCATATTCTCCTTCACGATGACTATACTTTATAAACTCATGCTGGCGTGGATGTGGCATGAACTGGAGCACTCTCATACTAAACGGGACTGA
- a CDS encoding Protein of unknown function (DUF2949) (IMG reference gene:2510098627~PFAM: Protein of unknown function (DUF2949)) has product MSSNIPLIQFLQNDLAVSPAAIEMLLRHPEQAYAPIPMLLWQYGLVSLHQLAQVYDWLETNSHIT; this is encoded by the coding sequence ATGAGTAGCAACATCCCATTGATTCAGTTTCTTCAAAATGATCTGGCTGTTTCTCCTGCCGCAATCGAGATGTTGCTGCGCCATCCTGAACAGGCTTATGCACCAATTCCTATGCTGCTCTGGCAATATGGATTGGTTTCTTTGCACCAATTAGCTCAAGTGTATGACTGGCTTGAAACAAACTCTCACATAACTTAA
- a CDS encoding DNA-binding ferritin-like protein (oxidative damage protectant) (IMG reference gene:2510098628~PFAM: Ferritin-like domain), producing the protein MTQTQALTQEFGQVQDNPVGLGQEVTIPVTEGLNIALASFQALYLQYQKHHFVVEGAEFYSLHEFFAESYGQIQNYVHQVGERLNGLGAVPVASFIKLAELCSFVPEPDGAFNARQMVEHDLEAEQAVIDLLRRQAAQAESVGDRATRYLYEQILLQTEDRAFHLAHFLAEDSLTLGFGNHT; encoded by the coding sequence ATGACCCAAACCCAAGCACTCACACAAGAATTTGGTCAAGTTCAAGACAATCCAGTAGGTCTGGGACAAGAAGTGACAATTCCAGTCACCGAAGGACTAAATATTGCACTTGCCAGTTTTCAAGCTTTGTATTTGCAATATCAGAAGCATCACTTTGTTGTTGAAGGAGCAGAATTTTACTCGTTACACGAGTTCTTTGCTGAAAGTTATGGACAGATACAAAACTATGTGCATCAAGTTGGTGAACGCTTAAATGGATTAGGGGCTGTTCCAGTTGCAAGCTTTATCAAATTAGCAGAACTGTGTTCCTTTGTTCCTGAGCCTGATGGTGCGTTTAATGCACGTCAGATGGTAGAGCACGACCTGGAAGCAGAACAAGCGGTGATTGATTTACTCCGACGACAGGCAGCCCAAGCCGAAAGTGTTGGCGATCGCGCCACACGTTACCTGTACGAACAAATCTTGTTACAAACGGAAGATCGAGCATTTCATCTCGCCCATTTCCTGGCAGAAGATAGCCTCACGCTAGGGTTTGGGAATCACACTTAG
- a CDS encoding hypothetical protein (IMG reference gene:2510098629), which yields MTPLSRTSSSAPKASVQAEVNPSLTYVVAVSRSDRWRIYSRLQELMIPCWCLPDGSLRVDIQHSIAALLLRSVVQQFSASRQDMVNWLDRCWNID from the coding sequence ATGACTCCCCTTTCCCGTACAAGCTCCAGTGCCCCAAAAGCCTCTGTCCAGGCTGAAGTGAATCCATCTCTGACTTACGTGGTTGCCGTATCTCGCAGCGATCGCTGGCGCATTTATTCCCGTTTGCAAGAATTGATGATTCCGTGCTGGTGCTTGCCCGATGGCTCTTTGCGGGTAGATATCCAGCATAGCATCGCCGCACTGTTGCTACGCAGCGTCGTGCAGCAATTTAGCGCCTCTCGTCAAGACATGGTGAACTGGCTTGATCGCTGCTGGAACATCGATTGA
- a CDS encoding serine O-acetyltransferase (IMG reference gene:2510098630~PFAM: Serine acetyltransferase, N-terminal; Bacterial transferase hexapeptide (three repeats)~TIGRFAM: serine O-acetyltransferase), whose translation MQHPFTLLLTPPNTLMKNLVQQPEFSVQPLDDHSSTPSSRVDHFQRAWQTIREDFQVIFDRDPAARHWLEVLCCYPGFHALLFHRIAHWLYQRQITFLPRLISHFARFLTGIEIHPGATIGKGVFIDHGMGVVIGETAIVGDYCLIYQGVTLGGTGKETGKRHPTLGQHVVVGAGAKILGNIEIGDYARVGAGSIVLRAVPSHCTAVGVPGRNICRTNTETCPLEHGQVPDAEATVIRTLLDRIEALEQQLQSILSEQSTH comes from the coding sequence ATGCAGCACCCTTTTACTCTGCTTCTCACCCCCCCAAATACACTGATGAAAAATCTGGTTCAGCAGCCAGAGTTTTCAGTACAACCGCTCGATGATCACTCTAGTACCCCGTCTTCAAGGGTTGACCATTTCCAGCGAGCCTGGCAAACCATACGAGAAGACTTTCAAGTGATTTTTGATCGCGATCCGGCTGCCCGGCATTGGCTAGAAGTCTTATGTTGCTACCCTGGTTTTCATGCGTTGTTATTTCATCGAATTGCTCATTGGTTATATCAACGTCAGATCACCTTTCTTCCGCGATTGATTTCCCATTTCGCGCGATTTCTGACTGGGATTGAAATCCATCCGGGTGCCACAATTGGCAAAGGCGTCTTTATCGATCACGGTATGGGTGTCGTAATTGGTGAAACCGCGATCGTTGGTGATTACTGTCTAATCTATCAAGGCGTAACCTTAGGTGGCACAGGGAAAGAAACAGGTAAACGCCATCCTACTTTAGGGCAGCATGTGGTTGTTGGTGCAGGAGCCAAGATTCTCGGCAACATTGAGATTGGTGATTATGCCCGGGTTGGGGCTGGTTCGATTGTGCTACGGGCAGTGCCATCCCATTGCACAGCAGTTGGCGTTCCGGGACGCAATATTTGTCGCACGAATACTGAAACCTGTCCTCTAGAACATGGGCAAGTTCCCGATGCTGAAGCAACGGTAATACGAACACTCCTTGATCGTATCGAAGCGTTAGAACAACAACTTCAGTCGATCTTAAGTGAGCAATCGACTCACTAG
- a CDS encoding nitrogenase cofactor biosynthesis protein NifB (IMG reference gene:2510098631~PFAM: Radical SAM superfamily; Dinitrogenase iron-molybdenum cofactor~TIGRFAM: nitrogenase cofactor biosynthesis protein NifB): MTPPTSGLLSSPATQPVSDIVITKNTVTQKKSTDSCGCSSNTSAAPSLDQRMLDRIAKHPCYSEEAHHHYARMHVAVAPACNIQCNYCNRKYDCANESRPGVVSELLTPEEAAHKVLVIAGKIPQMTVLGIAGPGDPLANPEKTFRTFELIADKAPDIKLCLSTNGLMLPDYVDRIKALNVDHVTITINMVDPEIGTKIYPWVHYRRRRYKGLEAARILHERQMEGLQALREADILCKVNSVMIPGINDEHLIEVDRVIRENGAFLHNIMPLISAPEHGTHFGLTGQRGPTPKELKALQDACADSNMKMMRHCRQCRADAVGLLGEDRSQEFTKEKFMEMPEQYDLELRREVHAGIEKFKEEIKLAKAKVKPSERIKNSPKILVAVATKGGGIVNQHFGHAKEFQIFEVDANEAKFVGHRKVDQYCQGGYGEDATLEYVIKAIADCKAVLVSKVGECPKAELREAGLHVVEAYDVIEKVAREFYNEHIWK; this comes from the coding sequence ATGACACCACCAACTTCAGGATTGCTTTCCTCCCCGGCAACTCAGCCAGTTTCGGATATTGTGATTACTAAGAATACGGTGACTCAAAAAAAGAGCACCGACAGTTGTGGTTGTAGCAGTAACACAAGTGCGGCACCTAGTTTAGATCAGCGCATGCTTGATCGCATTGCCAAACACCCCTGCTACAGTGAGGAGGCTCATCATCATTACGCTCGAATGCACGTGGCTGTAGCGCCTGCCTGCAATATTCAATGCAATTACTGCAACCGTAAATATGATTGTGCCAATGAGAGCCGTCCCGGTGTGGTTAGTGAATTGTTAACGCCAGAAGAAGCCGCGCATAAAGTCTTGGTCATTGCCGGTAAGATTCCTCAAATGACTGTATTGGGGATTGCGGGACCGGGTGATCCTCTGGCAAACCCAGAAAAAACTTTCCGGACTTTCGAACTGATTGCAGACAAAGCACCCGATATTAAACTGTGTTTGTCTACCAATGGATTAATGTTGCCGGATTATGTTGATCGCATTAAGGCGTTAAATGTTGATCACGTTACCATTACCATTAATATGGTTGACCCTGAAATTGGCACCAAGATTTACCCCTGGGTGCATTACCGCCGCCGTCGCTACAAAGGTTTAGAAGCTGCTCGTATTTTGCATGAACGGCAAATGGAGGGTTTACAGGCACTCCGGGAAGCAGACATTCTGTGCAAAGTGAATTCCGTGATGATTCCTGGCATCAATGACGAGCATCTTATAGAAGTTGATCGGGTCATCCGAGAGAATGGAGCCTTTTTGCATAACATCATGCCGCTAATCTCGGCTCCAGAGCATGGCACCCACTTTGGTTTAACAGGACAGCGTGGTCCTACTCCCAAGGAACTGAAAGCTTTGCAAGATGCTTGCGCTGACAGCAACATGAAAATGATGCGCCACTGCCGTCAATGTCGTGCTGATGCAGTTGGATTATTGGGCGAGGATCGCAGCCAGGAATTTACGAAAGAGAAGTTCATGGAAATGCCAGAACAATACGATCTGGAACTGCGGCGGGAAGTCCACGCGGGCATTGAGAAATTCAAAGAAGAAATTAAACTGGCTAAGGCAAAAGTCAAGCCAAGTGAACGGATTAAGAACAGTCCTAAGATTCTGGTTGCTGTTGCAACAAAGGGTGGCGGGATTGTGAACCAGCACTTTGGTCATGCGAAGGAATTCCAGATCTTTGAAGTCGATGCTAACGAAGCCAAGTTTGTGGGACATCGCAAAGTTGATCAATATTGCCAGGGCGGTTATGGCGAAGATGCCACGCTGGAATATGTGATTAAGGCGATCGCTGACTGTAAGGCAGTGCTGGTTTCCAAGGTTGGTGAATGTCCCAAAGCTGAACTGAGAGAAGCTGGACTTCATGTGGTTGAAGCTTACGACGTAATCGAAAAAGTGGCAAGGGAGTTTTACAACGAACACATTTGGAAGTAA
- a CDS encoding hypothetical protein (IMG reference gene:2510098632), giving the protein MTYMITNQCIECHRCESICPTGAITRYEHQTQISSERCNDCVGHYAVPQCWAACPTQGGCVPDLAILPRSISIQRSDDYWEKWFTTYNALVSRLKANSQSDYWQRWFERYSQALSRQLHTSTLVGVHS; this is encoded by the coding sequence ATGACCTACATGATCACAAACCAGTGCATTGAATGTCATCGCTGTGAGTCCATTTGTCCAACTGGAGCTATCACTCGATATGAACATCAAACTCAAATCAGTTCTGAACGCTGTAACGATTGTGTGGGTCATTACGCTGTACCTCAGTGCTGGGCGGCTTGCCCCACCCAGGGTGGATGTGTTCCCGACCTGGCAATTCTCCCTCGATCAATTTCTATACAACGTTCCGATGATTACTGGGAAAAGTGGTTTACAACCTACAACGCGCTTGTCTCGCGGTTAAAAGCAAACTCTCAGTCTGATTATTGGCAACGTTGGTTTGAGCGCTACTCACAAGCATTATCCAGACAATTACACACTTCTACACTGGTGGGAGTCCATTCATGA
- a CDS encoding cysteine desulfurase NifS (IMG reference gene:2510098633~PFAM: Aminotransferase class-V~TIGRFAM: cysteine desulfurase NifS), with translation MSSVIYLDNNATTKVDPDVLAAMLPYLTEYYGNPSSMHSFGGQVGKALKQARAQVASLLGAEDSEIVFTSCGTEGNNTAIRAALAAQPDRKHLITTQVEHACVLNLFKQLEKQGYSVTYLSVNRKGQVDLMELEAAMTGNTALVSMMYANNETGTVFPVEQAGAIAKEYGAAFHVDAVQVAGKLPLNMKISTIDLMTISGHKLHAPKGIGALYVRRGFRFRPLLIGGHQERGRRAGTENVAGIIGLGKAAELAQVHLADVAAEKKLRDRLEKGILTRIPNCEVNGDPKNRLPNTTNIGFKYIEGEAILLSLDKFGVCASSGSACTSGSLEPSHVLRAMGLPYTTLHGSIRFSLSRYTTEAEIDRVLELLPQIIERLRAMSPFNSDDAEWLQGREEVIAATA, from the coding sequence ATGAGTTCAGTCATTTATCTTGATAACAATGCTACAACCAAGGTTGATCCAGACGTTTTAGCAGCAATGCTTCCTTACTTAACAGAGTATTATGGCAACCCCTCCTCGATGCACAGTTTTGGGGGGCAAGTGGGGAAAGCTCTGAAACAGGCTCGTGCTCAGGTGGCAAGTTTACTGGGGGCAGAAGACTCTGAGATTGTCTTCACGAGTTGCGGAACAGAAGGAAACAATACAGCAATTCGTGCTGCCTTGGCTGCTCAACCGGATCGCAAGCACTTGATTACAACTCAAGTTGAACATGCGTGTGTACTCAATTTGTTCAAGCAGTTAGAGAAACAAGGTTATAGTGTCACGTATCTATCAGTCAACCGCAAAGGACAAGTAGATCTGATGGAATTAGAAGCTGCCATGACTGGTAATACTGCCTTAGTTTCAATGATGTATGCCAATAATGAAACAGGTACAGTGTTTCCGGTGGAGCAAGCAGGTGCGATCGCCAAAGAATATGGTGCAGCATTCCATGTGGATGCAGTTCAGGTGGCTGGTAAATTGCCTCTGAATATGAAAATCAGCACCATTGATTTAATGACGATTTCCGGGCACAAACTTCATGCTCCTAAAGGCATTGGAGCGCTGTATGTGCGCCGAGGGTTCCGCTTTCGTCCCTTACTCATTGGTGGACACCAGGAGCGGGGAAGACGTGCCGGAACAGAGAACGTTGCGGGTATTATTGGATTGGGGAAAGCTGCTGAATTGGCACAGGTTCATCTTGCTGATGTTGCAGCCGAGAAAAAACTGCGCGATCGCCTAGAAAAGGGCATCCTTACTCGCATTCCCAACTGCGAAGTCAATGGCGATCCTAAAAATCGTTTGCCCAATACCACGAATATTGGCTTCAAATACATTGAAGGGGAAGCAATCCTTCTATCCTTAGATAAATTCGGTGTGTGTGCTTCTTCCGGCTCTGCTTGTACATCTGGATCGCTCGAGCCTTCTCATGTTTTGCGCGCAATGGGGCTACCTTACACCACCTTGCATGGTTCTATCCGATTTAGCCTTTCACGATACACGACCGAAGCCGAAATTGATCGCGTCCTGGAACTTCTCCCTCAAATCATCGAACGTTTACGCGCGATGTCACCTTTCAATAGTGATGACGCTGAGTGGTTACAAGGTAGAGAAGAAGTTATCGCAGCAACAGCGTGA